One Cucumis melo cultivar AY chromosome 8, USDA_Cmelo_AY_1.0, whole genome shotgun sequence genomic window, ATGTCCTTGCTAAAGAAATCGTGAATTACTGTTTTTCTATAGAAGTTTTCGTGTCTTTGGATTGGTGATCATGAGAAACCATATCTAGTTCATGTAATGGTGACTAATTGGGTTAGGAAATAGCATATGATGTTTTCCTTTTGAATTTATTTCACTTCAAAAAGTTCTTTTCTGATTCCTCATACATGTAAATTGCATTTACTAGTTTGATTCCACGTCGATGTCTACTTTGTGTATTGTATTTCCTTATTTTGCTAACTTGATTCCCCATGGATACTTTGTGTACTTGTAGTTTCTTGTTTTGCTACTTTGATTTTGCCTGTATTTGTCATGCGTGCTAGTTTCTATTTTTGCATCAAGATTCGCCATTCCTTTTTCTGCCTCCAAATTCTTGAAATCCTGTTCGTGCACAGAGGGCATAGTAAGATTTAAGTTTTTTAGGATGCAGTACGTCATGAATCAAAAGGCGAGATAAATCTATATCTTGTTTTGGACCCATCAGCATCAACCTTTCAGCCATAAGAACAGGATTCACCTTACGGGCAGTAGGTCCCTGGTGTTATGTCTAAGATTGTTTCCAGTCCTAACTGAAGTGTTCATGTGCCATCATGAGTTTTAGATAGGTTTCCTTGCCATCCATGTTTTCTACTTTTTGTGATGTCATTCTGATTATCAAGATGATAATGTGCAGACCGAAGAGAAAAAGCAAGCTGCTGCTGATGTAATGTTTCAATATTCAAAATTTGTGATGGCCTGTATTGGTAATCAAGTAAGACCATGTGACTTGAGATTTCACTTGATGAAGGTAATAGTTTTTTCCTTGGATTTCTCATCTATAATTGTAGAAATCGTTTTCTTTTGATTGAGTTTATCTAAAATAGTATATGATGGAATAACTTTAATATTTCCAATTGCTTCTGTTAAATCACCGATTTGTGATTCAACATGGTATTAGAGTAGGAGATCATGGATTCAAACTGTCCTTCCTCTTCAATTATTATTGACTTCCACTTGTGTGATATTTTGTTAGAGCGATGATATGAGATTAAATTTATGTTCACCTATTAGCTTAAGTTTTGGAATCAATCGGTGATTTAACATGGTATAGAGTAGAAGGTTTTGTATTCAAACTCTCATAATGTAATGTCTTCCTTCCTGATTAATATTGATTTCTACTTGTTCCGTCTTCTATAAATCTTCAAACCTAAAAGTGAGGGGGAGTATTGTTATAGTATTGATATAACTAAATCCTATATAACCAATCAACTTAAACACCTCGGTTACTTGATGATTCAACAGTGTTTATATGTAATTGTGAATAACAGTCATTTTTATCAAAAGCTGCGCACTCGCTCACTTTGTTATCCCCTAATTCCTTTGCacttaaacatatatatttttatctCATAAGAACTATAGGACTTAAACATTCCAATCAATCATCACCTGCGTAGATTCATGGGAATCTTCTCTTTTACGCCTGTTaacaaatcaaaatataaaagatcatgGTTGTTATTTCTTCTTTCTACGTGTTCAGGAGATTTCTGGAATTCCAACTTCTTTAAAGAGGGAGTCATCCCAACAAGCAGCTTCTCCGGATGCCATGGGCGAATCGTCGAGCTCAGGTACAGCTAGACTTGATAAAGTAGATAGCTTTAGAGTGCTGTAGAGTTCGACGACTCCAAATTGAAGGCCTTCACTACATATGGGATTTACCTGCCTTGTCCTTGTCTAACCTTTTCTCTTATTTTAACTCTCATTGTTTGAAATTATGTTTGCTCTTTACCAAAAGATggaaactttcactatttacaTGTATTATTTCCTTGTAAGTTTTTGTATGACGAATATGAGTGCATTGGTAAAATTATGATGGTTATTGACTTATGAGTTGTAGGAAATGGGCTTGGGCTCGGGCCCAACCATTATTTGAAATGGGCTTCTGTCTATATATCCTATCTAATCTGTTCCCAAGTTGGTCCAAACAAAAGTAAAACCGGAAGCtggtaaatatttttctttgacaaattaaatttaatgttAAACTTTTtaccaaaagaagaaaaaagtgaaAACTCACTCTCCCACACCACAAGTAAATGTCACTCTCCCACACAAgtaaaagttcttttttttttattattatttttttaaaaaaaaaaacgtttccCTCATTTTTAGAAAGAGAAAGTGAATCATGTCCCATGCCATGGTATTtcggtttgatttttttttttttttataatagtttcttttttttttaaaataataagtTATTGAAAGGAAAATTATTCTAAACAGAAAATGTTctgaaaatatttagaaatttcacataaattttttattttagatttgtGATACATCCGATCCTAGTAGATATCCATTATATCTATctctaacaaaaaaaataaaaccttTGCTATACTTGTAAGTTAATTTGGGAAGATCCAAATTAGATTCTTTTAATCACTgcaacaatatatatatatttagattCTTTTAATCACTgcaacaatatatatatatttagattCTTTTAATCACtgcatatacatacatacatacatatatacatacatacatatatatatatatataaagtccACCCTGCCTCATTCttaggttttttcttttttctttttatttcctttttcttttactattcTATCAAATTTGGAGAAACATCAAGGAAAGTTCTTATATCGTGGTTGATATAAGCGAATATCTtctttctaataaaaaaaaatatctagTTTGAATTTTATTAATTACACATTAATTACAATATGGAATCATCAATTCACGTGACAAAATGTGCTTAGTGCCTACCTAGAGctaataaattaaaagatatGTGGTGTGAATTCGATATTCTtattatacttaaaaaaaaacatcatgTTGAGAGTTTCACttcaaaaaaaatcaaatacttCACGATGACAAGTTTACATTTCAGAGAATTGACGGCAAGAAAAAGTAGAGATGCAAAATTTTCACAAGTAAACAATTTTaagtttcaaaaaaataaaaatctgaCTTTACAAATCTTTTaaggaaacaaaaaaatatggataaaaaagaaaaattaaataattgaaaCCTCGGGTTAAAGAATCCGTCTCTGAAGTAAGCGATTTCCCCCCTCCTTTTCGAACagaaaaaaacattatttattTGTT contains:
- the LOC103485143 gene encoding uncharacterized protein LOC103485143 → MKDDYETEEKKQAAADVMFQYSKFVMACIGNQVRPCDLRFHLMKEISGIPTSLKRESSQQAASPDAMGESSSSGTARLDKVDSFRVL